In Dermatophilus congolensis, a genomic segment contains:
- a CDS encoding NADH-quinone oxidoreductase subunit G: protein MTAQNTAGVENVTVTIDGVEVSVPKGSLIIRAAEQVGIEIPRFCDHPLLDPAGACRQCLVDVAMPGRDGEVRKMPKPQAACTMTVMEGMEVQTQLTSPVAKKAQEGVMEFLLINHPLDCPVCDKGGECPLQNQAMSTGRPVSRFTDIKRTYSKPVGISAQVLLDRERCVLCQRCTRFSDQIAGDPFIALVERGAQQQIGIFQDQPFQSYFSGNTVQICPVGALTGAMYRFRSRPFDLVSTPSTCEHCAAGCAQRTDHRRGVVLRRMAANDPAVNEEWNCDKGRWAFQYGAASDRIDYPLVRDASGQLREASWPEALAVAADGLSAALGRSGAGILPGGRLTREDAYAYGKFARVVAGTNDIDFRARQTCEEESNFLASSIAGRGPAEGAVTYTDLEKATSVLLVGLEPEDECPMVFLRLRKAARKKGLKVYSIAPFASRGLEKMFGTLIEAAPGTEAEVIEAMRTGHPELGKYADIMSEDAIILVGERLAGVTGALSTVRAFADKTGARLAWIPRRSGERSALEAGALGSVLPGGRPILENIARSFVQNVWQITKLPTNPGRSTAEILRAAAHGELDALLVGGVELADLPEADVARTAMERAFVVSLEIRRSDVTDLADVVFPVSAIAERNGTFVNWEGRPRQTQASLSSRHMADHRVLDMLATEMGHEIGTATLELVRNELAEFDPWSGPRAPFPAVAPIGLNRIPAGDAILATWRQLLDLGRMQDGDPFLADTARDTVARLSAGTASTIGVTDGDYITISTDTGSIELPLIVTDMVDNVVWVPANSGGSQVHTMLGASAGDVVHLAAGEPKSVEPTPATAGKEGVA from the coding sequence ATGACAGCCCAGAACACTGCAGGCGTCGAGAACGTCACTGTGACAATTGACGGCGTCGAGGTGAGCGTCCCCAAGGGGTCCCTGATTATTCGTGCAGCCGAACAAGTCGGGATTGAGATCCCACGGTTCTGCGACCACCCACTGCTTGACCCTGCCGGTGCCTGCCGTCAGTGCCTCGTTGACGTGGCCATGCCAGGCCGCGATGGCGAAGTCCGCAAAATGCCTAAACCCCAAGCCGCCTGCACCATGACGGTGATGGAGGGCATGGAAGTCCAAACCCAGCTGACCTCCCCTGTAGCCAAAAAAGCGCAGGAAGGTGTGATGGAGTTCCTGCTCATCAACCACCCGCTGGATTGCCCAGTCTGTGATAAGGGCGGGGAGTGCCCGCTGCAGAACCAAGCAATGTCCACCGGACGGCCTGTTTCCCGGTTCACCGACATCAAACGCACCTACTCCAAACCCGTCGGCATCTCTGCACAGGTGCTGCTGGACCGAGAACGGTGCGTGCTGTGCCAACGCTGTACGCGTTTTTCTGACCAGATCGCCGGTGACCCGTTCATCGCTCTGGTTGAGCGAGGCGCGCAGCAACAGATCGGTATCTTTCAGGATCAGCCGTTCCAGTCGTACTTCTCCGGCAACACGGTGCAGATCTGCCCGGTAGGTGCTTTGACAGGTGCCATGTACCGGTTCCGGTCACGGCCGTTTGACCTGGTGTCTACGCCGAGCACATGTGAGCACTGCGCAGCTGGCTGTGCGCAGCGCACCGACCACCGCCGAGGTGTGGTGTTGCGTCGCATGGCAGCAAATGATCCGGCGGTCAATGAGGAATGGAACTGCGACAAGGGACGCTGGGCATTCCAGTACGGCGCTGCTTCAGACCGCATCGACTACCCACTGGTTCGTGATGCTTCTGGACAGTTGCGTGAAGCGAGCTGGCCTGAAGCGCTGGCTGTGGCAGCCGATGGGTTGTCTGCTGCGCTTGGACGCAGTGGCGCTGGGATCCTGCCCGGTGGTCGCCTCACCCGTGAAGATGCCTACGCATACGGGAAATTCGCGCGAGTGGTGGCTGGCACCAATGACATCGACTTCCGGGCCAGGCAGACCTGCGAGGAGGAAAGCAATTTCCTAGCTTCCAGCATCGCCGGTCGCGGCCCAGCCGAAGGTGCCGTCACCTACACCGACCTGGAAAAAGCCACCTCAGTGCTGCTGGTTGGTCTTGAACCAGAAGACGAATGCCCCATGGTTTTCCTGCGACTGCGTAAAGCGGCCCGCAAGAAAGGCCTCAAGGTCTACTCGATCGCGCCTTTCGCTTCACGCGGCCTTGAAAAGATGTTCGGCACACTCATCGAGGCAGCCCCCGGCACTGAGGCTGAGGTAATTGAGGCGATGCGCACCGGGCACCCTGAACTGGGTAAATACGCCGATATTATGAGCGAGGATGCGATCATCCTTGTCGGTGAACGCCTCGCAGGCGTGACCGGCGCGCTATCGACAGTGCGTGCTTTCGCCGACAAGACCGGAGCCCGCCTGGCCTGGATTCCACGCCGTTCCGGAGAACGCAGCGCACTCGAAGCTGGAGCGTTGGGTTCTGTGCTTCCAGGTGGCCGCCCCATCTTGGAGAACATCGCCCGCTCCTTTGTTCAGAACGTTTGGCAGATCACGAAACTGCCAACCAATCCTGGACGCTCAACCGCAGAGATTCTCCGCGCTGCCGCTCACGGTGAACTTGATGCTCTACTTGTTGGTGGGGTCGAGCTGGCTGATCTGCCAGAGGCCGATGTGGCTCGTACCGCCATGGAACGTGCCTTCGTCGTCTCGCTGGAGATCCGCCGCAGCGACGTCACCGACCTTGCTGACGTGGTTTTCCCTGTCTCGGCTATCGCAGAACGCAACGGCACCTTCGTCAACTGGGAAGGACGCCCGCGTCAAACACAGGCATCCCTGAGCAGCCGACACATGGCAGACCACCGGGTACTAGACATGCTCGCCACCGAAATGGGCCACGAAATCGGCACCGCTACTCTCGAGCTGGTCCGCAACGAGCTAGCTGAGTTCGACCCGTGGAGCGGACCCCGCGCACCATTCCCCGCTGTGGCACCCATCGGCCTGAACCGCATCCCTGCTGGCGACGCCATCCTCGCGACCTGGCGACAACTGCTTGACCTTGGTCGTATGCAGGACGGCGATCCTTTCCTCGCCGACACCGCGCGCGACACCGTCGCCCGACTATCGGCAGGAACCGCCAGCACCATCGGAGTCACTGACGGCGACTACATCACAATCTCCACCGACACCGGCTCCATCGAACTACCTCTCATTGTCACTGACATGGTCGACAACGTGGTCTGGGTTCCCGCTAACTCTGGCGGATCCCAAGTCCACACCATGCTCGGCGCCAGCGCAGGAGACGTAGTCCACCTGGCCGCCGGCGAACCCAAATCCGTTGAGCCCACACCGGCCACAGCCGGAAAGGAAGGTGTGGCATGA
- the nuoF gene encoding NADH-quinone oxidoreductase subunit NuoF, with product MSTQLIPVLSRYWDEPQSWTLETYQRHEGYEGLRKALALSCEDLVQQAKDSGLRGRGGAGFPTGMKWGFLPPDDGGPRYLVVNADESEPGTCKDVPLMMATPHVLVEGMAITSYAINCHHAFIYLRGEVVHVYRRLMNAVQEAYTAGLLGKNIMGSGFDLDITVHAGAGAYICGEETALLDSLEGRRGQPRLKPPFPAVAGLYSRPTVVNNVETISQVAPIFLHGADWFAKFGTEKSKGVGIFSLSGHVTRPGQFEAPYGITMRELLTMAGGVRAGHELKFWTPGGSSTPLFTPEHLDVPLDYEQVSAAGSMLGTRALQVFDETVSVVKAVSRWIDFYAHESCGKCTPCREGTYWLQQIMTRLEKGQGQPGDIEKLEDIASNIAGRSFCALGDAAATPVLSGIKHFRDEFEMAMTTPVDVSFPPQRSVLFVKEGMSS from the coding sequence ATGAGTACACAACTCATCCCCGTCCTCTCGCGGTACTGGGACGAACCACAGTCGTGGACGCTGGAAACATACCAGCGACATGAGGGATATGAGGGGCTGCGTAAAGCCCTCGCGCTTAGCTGTGAAGACCTCGTTCAACAGGCGAAAGATTCCGGTCTACGTGGCCGTGGGGGAGCGGGGTTCCCCACAGGTATGAAATGGGGATTCCTGCCTCCGGATGACGGCGGCCCCCGCTACCTCGTGGTCAATGCGGACGAGTCCGAGCCAGGTACTTGTAAAGACGTGCCGCTCATGATGGCCACCCCCCACGTGCTCGTGGAAGGTATGGCAATCACCTCTTACGCCATTAACTGCCACCACGCGTTTATCTACTTGCGCGGCGAGGTCGTGCACGTTTACCGGCGCCTGATGAATGCTGTGCAAGAGGCATACACAGCCGGGCTGCTGGGCAAAAACATCATGGGCAGCGGTTTCGACCTCGACATCACTGTGCACGCCGGTGCCGGTGCTTACATCTGTGGCGAAGAAACAGCGCTGTTGGATTCCTTGGAAGGGCGCCGCGGACAACCCCGTCTCAAGCCCCCGTTCCCTGCTGTTGCTGGTTTGTACAGCCGCCCCACCGTGGTCAACAACGTGGAGACCATCAGCCAAGTGGCGCCGATTTTCCTGCATGGAGCGGACTGGTTCGCCAAGTTCGGTACAGAGAAAAGCAAAGGTGTTGGCATCTTCAGCCTCTCTGGCCACGTCACCAGGCCAGGTCAGTTCGAAGCACCGTATGGCATCACCATGCGGGAACTACTCACCATGGCAGGTGGGGTCCGTGCCGGTCACGAGCTGAAGTTCTGGACTCCTGGTGGTTCCTCGACACCACTGTTCACTCCCGAGCACCTCGACGTGCCGCTGGATTATGAACAGGTCTCGGCCGCCGGATCCATGCTGGGTACCCGTGCATTGCAGGTATTCGACGAGACTGTTTCGGTAGTCAAAGCGGTCTCCCGTTGGATCGATTTTTACGCCCACGAGTCATGCGGCAAATGCACCCCCTGCCGTGAAGGCACGTACTGGCTGCAACAGATCATGACGCGCCTGGAGAAAGGACAAGGGCAGCCCGGCGACATCGAAAAGCTCGAAGACATCGCGAGCAACATCGCTGGCCGTTCTTTCTGCGCTCTCGGCGACGCTGCCGCCACACCGGTTCTGTCCGGCATCAAACACTTCCGCGACGAGTTCGAGATGGCCATGACCACCCCGGTTGACGTCTCATTCCCGCCGCAGCGATCCGTTCTGTTCGTGAAGGAGGGCATGTCCTCATGA
- the nuoE gene encoding NADH-quinone oxidoreductase subunit NuoE, protein MSKNWDQPNYGTQPATDDASWSEDTLAGLRADAAQILGRYPSKRSALLPLLHLVQSVDGYVSPEGIRFAAEMTELTPAEVSGVATFYSQYKRHPNGEYTVGVCTNTLCAVMGGDAIFDRVSEHLGIGHDETTEDGRITLERVECNAACDYAPVVMANWEFMDAQTPESAVAMVDDMRAGKEIRPTRGAAKVCSFKEVSRVLAGFPDGRADEGVGAGENSLRGLKYAKEHGWADTTSSKEGQA, encoded by the coding sequence ATGAGTAAAAACTGGGACCAGCCGAACTACGGCACCCAACCTGCAACGGACGACGCAAGCTGGAGTGAGGACACCCTCGCTGGGTTGCGCGCCGATGCAGCGCAAATCCTTGGCCGTTACCCGAGTAAACGATCCGCGCTCCTGCCGCTGCTGCACCTGGTGCAAAGCGTCGACGGATACGTTTCACCCGAGGGGATCCGGTTCGCGGCCGAGATGACCGAACTCACCCCCGCCGAAGTCAGCGGCGTGGCCACCTTCTACTCACAGTACAAACGCCACCCCAACGGCGAATACACCGTCGGTGTCTGCACCAACACGCTATGCGCTGTGATGGGCGGAGACGCCATCTTCGATCGCGTTTCTGAGCATTTGGGCATCGGCCACGACGAAACCACCGAAGATGGACGCATCACTCTTGAACGAGTCGAATGCAACGCGGCCTGCGACTACGCCCCCGTGGTGATGGCGAACTGGGAGTTCATGGATGCACAAACGCCCGAATCGGCCGTGGCCATGGTTGATGACATGCGCGCCGGTAAAGAAATCCGCCCCACTCGCGGCGCCGCAAAGGTGTGTTCCTTCAAAGAAGTGTCCCGCGTTTTGGCAGGATTCCCAGATGGGCGTGCTGATGAAGGAGTCGGCGCCGGAGAGAACTCGCTACGCGGCCTGAAATACGCCAAGGAACACGGCTGGGCAGACACAACCAGCTCTAAGGAAGGACAGGCATGA